The genomic interval TGTAGGGAGGAGTCCACCCAGTTCGtctcttgaagaaggacgagatcgGGGTAGTGAGTAGTTCGAATAATGTTTACAATGGTGTCGGGTAATCGGTTAAGCGCTTCCGCCATCTTAAAACCGCCGATGTTAGCCGTGATGACTTTAACATTCGGAGATTTCATTTTGGCCTGGGTGCTCTTACATGGGGCTTTAGAAGGGGTGGTAGTAGAGGTGAAAGACATGCTTACTGGTTCTGCCCCGGTCGGAGCATTGTGTCCACCTCATGGAGAGTGGTCACCCTAGGGGGGTTCGGGGGACTGTTCGGGGGTTCTacaatctcgtctaccGAGCTGAGTGTCGCACCGTCGTGGAAAACTTTGAAGTGGCATGTAGACAGGAATGTCGGGCACCTCCCGTCAATGATGAACTGTGTGTTAGGCCGGTGGGAGAgacactacagtatgtattaGAGAGATGCAGGTATATTGTTCAACTAAAGATGTAACAACAACGTAACTATAATTCCACCCAATAGACAGCATGGAGGTTAGAGCTCGCGTAACACCCTATCTTACCGAAGATGTAGATATACTGGGAGAAAAGTGAAATTGACAATCGCTTTCAAATAAGCCAATAAACCAGTTCCACTATTTAAGCAAACCTCTTTCCTTATGTTTACACCCCAAGCCTATCTTGCCACTCACAAGTTGCCTCCCACAACACTGCACCTTGGACGATAAGGTTTTGAAgtttgaattttttttgaaaataTATTCAGCGTGCATTTGAGAACCACTCCACACACAGTACACAATGCCCAAACCAAAGGCCCCCACATCCAAGCGAACCTCTACTCGACTGAGAGAGGgtatcaagaagaaggctgccgCCCATGGTCGAAAACAGCGAAAGctcgccaagaaggacgtgACCTGGAAGTCCAAAAACAAGAAGGATCTCGGTATCCCCAACTCCTTCCCCTACAAGGAGCAGCTtttgcagcagctggacgCACAGAAACAGGCCGAGgtggccgagaaggagcgaaagaaggaggaagcTCGACAGGCCCGAGCTGAGGCCCGGTCTCGAGGCGAGGACGTGcctgatgaggaggaatTTGAGGACAACCCCATGGCTGCTCTGTTGGCCAGTGCACgggctgctgccgaggagTACGATGGCAGtgatgacgaggacgaagagatggagagcGAGGTTACGGAGCTGGATGTCAAGGTCAACCCTGGTGATGATGTGTTTAACGAGTCTTCGCGAAAGGCCTTCGACAAGATCTTCAAGACCGTTGTGGACCAGGCTGATGTCATTCTCTACGTTCTGGACTCTCGAGATCCCGAGGGAACCCGGTCTCGAGCTGTCGAATCTGCCATTCTGTCCAATCCCGACAAGCGACTTATTTTCATTCTTAACAAGGTTGATCTGATCCCTGCCGAGAACCTGCAGAACTGGGTCAACACTCTGCGACTCACCTTCCCCACTTTGCCCCTGCGAGCTGCCAACTCCGGTCCCGTGACCGGCCGACAGCTCTGCAACAAAAACGTGACCCAGCAGTCCACCTCCACCGCTCTGCTGGACGCCCTCAAAAAGTACGCTAAGGACTCGCAGCTTAAGCGGTCTGTCATTGTCGGAGTCATTGGCTACCCTAACGTTGGAAAGTCATCCATCATCAACGCTCTCACCAAGAtccatggaggaggacgagccTGTCCCGTCGGAGCCCAAGCCGGTGTCACCACCGCTCTTCGAGAGGTCAAGATCGacaacaagctcaagattCTCGACTCTCCGGGTATCGTTTTCCCCTCCGAGAAGGCCAACAAGGTGCAGGAGCAGGCCCGTCTCGTGCTCTTGAACGCAATTCCTGCTAAGCAGATGGTCGACCAGGTTCCCGCTGTCcaactgctgctcaagcgACTCACCAACGACGAGTCTCTGTTGCAGCAGTTCATGGAGCACTACTCTATCCCCCCTCTGTCGCACGCCAACTTCAAGGACTTCACCACAAACGTGCTAATTCACGTGGCTCGAAAGACTGGCCGACTCGGCAAGGGAGGAATCCCCAACCTCGAGGCTGCCTCCAAGAACATCATCAACGACTGGAGAGACGGGCGAATTCTCGGATGGACCCAGGCTCCCGAGTACACTGAGGCCCTtgccgacgaggagaaccGACCTGGTATCTCGTCATCCAAGTCCCTCAAGGCTCCCGCCAAGCAGCAGGACACCAAGACTGTGGTCCAGGAGTGGGCCAAGGAGTTTGATCTCGGCGGTCTGTGGACCCCAGGAgaggatgacgaggacGTGGACATGTAGGAGTGCAAAACGGAAAGTACACATGATATGTAATAGGTTATAGTATAGAGCATTATTTGGTATTTCAGAGTGTGTAGGAGAGGGGTACAACCAACTACGACGTAGTTCGGATGAGATCAGGAAGTGGACAAGTTTAGCAGTCACTTCTAAACCAAGCATATGGGGGCGATTTGAAGGTCGTGTGTCCATGCACTTTTAGCCATCATACTTGTGCTTCTCTCGTCTAATGTTGATCCATCATAGCAATCCCTTTTCTGACCAAACTAAGTTATTATTGTTTCCCGATTTGGACAGTGATGAAGGAGTCACAAGACCGTTACAGCagtgtttttttggcgGCTGTAGTGGAAGTGAGCAGGATATCAACATATTAATCAAATCAAAGACTATATATGACTGTTCTGGTACCTTTAACGTCTTCACACGACCTACACCGACTATGTACCACCACCCGTCCGCTCTTATAAGAACGTCCACTTTGGGACATCGGATATGCATACGCGTCTAACCACCGCCATTTAGTATTTTCGACAGTGACGCGACCAGCTAGACATCCAAGAGACAAAATTACGATAATGAGTGAACTGGAGCAGATTCGTCTGGCCAACATTGAGCGAAACAAAGCACTGTTGGCGGCTCTGAATCTTCCCACAGAGGCCAAAAAGGAGAGCGTGGACCCTGAGGTTGCGCCGAAGAAGAGTAGGAAACGAAACTCAGCTCGACTTGAGTCGCCTGACGATGGATCTGACGATTCCGCGCCCAGAACTCGACGAAAATCGCGTCGGCTGCAGGGTCTGGATCCCGAGGCAAACGCACTGAAGCAGGAGGACCTGGGAGGCAGCGGTGAGCTCAAGCGACTGATGCAACAGCTCAATGGAGgagtcaagaaggagcgacTGTCTGGAGATCTGagtctcaaggagatgctAACTAAGACTGGACTCGACGAAAAGGAGTGGAGTGCGTCGCTGGGCCAGCTGTTTGGAGACGGATCGAGGGTCAGTCAGGGAGATTTCTTTGAtgagattgtcaagaaggaagaagaggatACTAAGGACATTGACATCAAGCAGAGCAGAGACAACTTGAGCGGTCTGCAGCTCGGAAAAATGTCCAAAGTAACTAAAGAGCGAATCTACATCACTGCTGTGCATCCTGGTACAGATAAACGGATTGTTTTGGCCGGAGACAAGATTGGAGTGTTGGGTATTTGGGATGTTGATTCCGATAACGAGCCCCTACAGTTGCAATTGCACCACGCTACCATTCCTGCTCTTTGTTTCGATCAAAATTCCAACGATATTTTGTATTCCGCTTCCTATGACGGTTCTGTGAGAAGTCTGGAGCTGAAAACAGGCAAGAGTGGAGACGTTTTGGActtggaggccaagaagaacgccAGTGTCGGTGTTTCGGACGTGGCAAATCACTCCCAACCTCATCTTCTTTATGCCTCTACTCTTTGCGGTCACCTGATTCGAAAAGATCTACGAACGAAATCAACTGAATATGAGACTCTGATTCTCGGAGAAAAGAAAATTGGTGGCTTCTCGGTGGACCCCATCAACACTCATTTGCTTGCGACCGGATCGCTGGATAGATCGATGCGAATATGGGACCTGAGAGCAACTGAAACTGCCAGAACCATTCCTGGGGGAGAAGTCATCGACACACAGTTCCAGATGCCCCATCTCCAAGCCATCTACAACTCCCGactgtctgtgtcttcTACCGACTGGAACCTGGCTGGCCAGATTGTCTGCAACGGCTATGACgacaccatcaacatctTCAACCAGAGTGACTACTTCTTGGATATGTTGAATGACGGTAACGGAACAGAGCCTGTGAAGAAGACCCGACGAACCAGAAATTCCAAACTTGCTGAACCCGAGATCAGCGACCAGGAGCTGCCCGAAATCAAGAAACCTTCCGTTCGAATCAAACACAACTGCCAGACTGGCCGATGGGTTACTATTCTCAAAGCTCGATGGCAACAACAGCCTCTGGACGGCGTGCAGAAGTTTGCAATCGCCAACATGAACCGATACATTGACATTTATTCTGGCACTGGTCATCAGCTTGCTCATCTTGGTGATGCCCTCATGACTGCTGTTCCTTCTGCTCTGGCTTTCCATCCTACTCAAAACTGGATTGCAGGAGGAAATTCCAGTGGAAAGATGTATTGGTGGGAGTAGAGAGTAATATTGGACACACATTAATAGTTAACGAATTATGCGATATGATATGTACTCTAGAGACGGTCATTTAGACAGCACCCCATGATACATTCTACACTTGAGGTGTTGTCATTTATACTCATTCATGCCATTATTATATACTCCTCCATCTAAAACAAGCCAAGTAGATCATCATTGGCTTTTCCCTgtccctgctgctgctgttgctgagcaGGCTGTTCCTTTGGTTTTTCCGAACCGTTGCCAATATTGAGAGAGGCAAAGGCATCTGCGGTGTTAACAGCAGACAACGAAGCAAACGGGTCGGCAGGGGCAGCCATGGGTGCAGGAGACCCCATAGAACCACCCATGCCACCCATGCCACCCATTCCGCTCATGCCACCGcccatgctgctggaatTTCCAAACAGTGACATGATGTCGTTCATGGAAGAAGCTCCAGTGGCACCAGAGGCACCAgaggcggcagcagcagcgtcCGTGTTGCCGTCTGTGTGCGAAAACAGACCGTCGAGGTCGTTCAGGTTGTCGgtgttggcagcagcagaagcggGAGCGGCTCCATCAAAATCGATGTCCAACAGGTTCTCAATGTTGACACCTCCGGaagcagctccaacagcagccGCGGCGGCACCGTCTTGAGCAAGCGCTCGCTGCTCCTCGATGGCTCGCTTCTGTACAGCATCAGCGCCAAACTTGCCCTTACCCATGAAAGTAGAGGCAGGTCTGTGGTAGACCGATGCGAGAGTGCCCAGCTCGCTCAGAAGCTCGTCTAGGAGAGCAGGCTGAACCTCAGGGATAATAGAAGCAATGGGGGGCTTATCGGCTCCAACCACACTCTGGGCGAAGGCAGTGTCTGACGACAGAAGACGCCAGTAAATGTAGGCTCGGTCTCGAATGTCAGCATTGTCCGAGGACGAGGTAGCAGTGTTGAGGGTTTCCTGGATCAGCCGCTGACCCTGGTCGGGTTTCTTTACGTACAGCTTGACCACAGCTGTGAGAAGCTGCAGCTGCACGGGTgtggactcctccagaaactgGGGGGTTATAGAGCCCAGAATCTCAGCCACGTTGGGGACCTGGTCGACGTATTCGCCCAGAATCCAGATGATGGCGGCCTTGGCTTCAGGTTCATCAATCTCGTCCATGTTTTCGCACAGCAAGGGGATCACGGGTGCGAACAcctggttggagatggcctTATCAGCCACTCCACCAGGCAGGTATCGTCGCAGAATGTCCCTGAAGACAATGACCACCTCCTGCAGAATGTAGTTGATCTTGGTGTCCAATAGCTCAAGTAGCAGCGACACGCATTTTTCAGCCGACGAGGGGATCTTGATAGCCAGCTGGCCAATGGCTCTCACGGCTCGTCGCACAAAGTCGATATCAACTTCAAGAGCgtactccttgagctcTGCAAGCAGTTGACTGGCATTGTTGTCGTTGGCCACTCGCACGAGAAtctcgagcttctccatcttGAGGTAGGCGGGGTCATTGTACTTGACAAAGAAGACTCGGAGGTCTCGTGACAGCAGCTGTGGGTACTTTTGCAGAATCAGTCGAATGTTTCGCAGAGATACGTACTGCACCTCTGGGGGTGACGACGAGCCTACGAGCGAAACCAGAGGGGGAGAAATCTTTCGTAGCAGAATCTCCCGGTTCTCCTCCGTTTGTGTGTGCAGGTGTGCCAGCACACACTTGACGGCTGCCAGAACGACAGACGGGTTGGCATGCTGGAATTGGGGTACCACACGGTCGACAATGTGGGTGCCCTCGTCGCCATCGGCAGTATAGTCGGCCAGGGAGGTCAGCAGGGTGACTCGACCCCATTCGGTGCATTCGTTGAGAGCACTGAGCAACTTGCCGAGAATGTGCGAATTAATAACAAAGCAGTTTGTCGAGGGGTCTCTGTCCTGAATCTCAGCCAGGGCGCTGACGGCGTTGGCCACTACCATGGGGTTGGAGTCACTCATGAGTCCTTGCAGCGTCTGCAGGAagccctcctccacacaGGTTTCGGGAGCCAAATCAAACAACTTGGCGACACAGATGGCGGCAGTTTTTCGCACGTAGGGATTGTCGTCGCCCAAAGTCTTTCGCAGAGGTCCATCCATGTAGTCGACCATCTTGTCAACTCGAATACAGCCCATTGTTCGGATGGCGAGGGCTCGAACCAGCGGATTGGGGTCGCCGGAGTCTCCCACAAAGGTGTTGACGGCAAGAATGCACAGCTCGGGGTGCGACTTGGCGTAGTTCATTAGATACAGATAGACGAGTTTCTTCTGCTCAATGTCGTGGGTGGCGAGATTTTTCATAATGTCCGGAAACAGAGCAGAAACATCCTTGCCCAGGGTCATGGCCTGGATCGTGCGTTGAATAGCCTCCTTTCGCTCGGACGCGTACTGCGACACGAGTCCGGACCGCAGCTCGTACGTCTCGCCCTTTTTGGGCGCCTGGAACACGCTTCGGATCCGTTTTTCCAACGACATTGGTTTGATGGTGATTttggttggtgttggtaTATCTGCTGTGCTGTTAACTATGCCGCGGGAATAGGGTTAGGTCACGTGTTGGGAGTGTTGAAACGTACCAGTGGCTGTGTTGCGCAGGGATTATAGCGATTATAAGGCTAGGGAGTTGATGGATATGTGTTTGGGTTCTTAATTTGTAGCCTTCATGGATTATGGCAATTGATTGATGGGTTTATTGGTGGTTT from Yarrowia lipolytica chromosome 1F, complete sequence carries:
- a CDS encoding uncharacterized protein (Compare to YALI0F21725g, similar to Saccharomyces cerevisiae NUG1 (YER006W); ancestral locus Anc_7.150, similar to uniprot|P40010 Saccharomyces cerevisiae Hypothetical GTP-binding protein (YER006w)), whose amino-acid sequence is MPKPKAPTSKRTSTRLREGIKKKAAAHGRKQRKLAKKDVTWKSKNKKDLGIPNSFPYKEQLLQQLDAQKQAEVAEKERKKEEARQARAEARSRGEDVPDEEEFEDNPMAALLASARAAAEEYDGSDDEDEEMESEVTELDVKVNPGDDVFNESSRKAFDKIFKTVVDQADVILYVLDSRDPEGTRSRAVESAILSNPDKRLIFILNKVDLIPAENLQNWVNTLRLTFPTLPLRAANSGPVTGRQLCNKNVTQQSTSTALLDALKKYAKDSQLKRSVIVGVIGYPNVGKSSIINALTKIHGGGRACPVGAQAGVTTALREVKIDNKLKILDSPGIVFPSEKANKVQEQARLVLLNAIPAKQMVDQVPAVQLLLKRLTNDESLLQQFMEHYSIPPLSHANFKDFTTNVLIHVARKTGRLGKGGIPNLEAASKNIINDWRDGRILGWTQAPEYTEALADEENRPGISSSKSLKAPAKQQDTKTVVQEWAKEFDLGGLWTPGEDDEDVDM
- a CDS encoding uncharacterized protein (Compare to YALI0F21747g, similar to Saccharomyces cerevisiae YDL156W; ancestral locus Anc_7.333, similar to uniprot|Q12510 Saccharomyces cerevisiae ORF YDL156W); amino-acid sequence: MSELEQIRLANIERNKALLAALNLPTEAKKESVDPEVAPKKSRKRNSARLESPDDGSDDSAPRTRRKSRRLQGLDPEANALKQEDLGGSGELKRLMQQLNGGVKKERLSGDLSLKEMLTKTGLDEKEWSASLGQLFGDGSRVSQGDFFDEIVKKEEEDTKDIDIKQSRDNLSGLQLGKMSKVTKERIYITAVHPGTDKRIVLAGDKIGVLGIWDVDSDNEPLQLQLHHATIPALCFDQNSNDILYSASYDGSVRSLELKTGKSGDVLDLEAKKNASVGVSDVANHSQPHLLYASTLCGHLIRKDLRTKSTEYETLILGEKKIGGFSVDPINTHLLATGSLDRSMRIWDLRATETARTIPGGEVIDTQFQMPHLQAIYNSRLSVSSTDWNLAGQIVCNGYDDTINIFNQSDYFLDMLNDGNGTEPVKKTRRTRNSKLAEPEISDQELPEIKKPSVRIKHNCQTGRWVTILKARWQQQPLDGVQKFAIANMNRYIDIYSGTGHQLAHLGDALMTAVPSALAFHPTQNWIAGGNSSGKMYWWE
- a CDS encoding uncharacterized protein (Compare to YALI0F21769g, similar to uniprot|P36000 Saccharomyces cerevisiae YKL135c APL2 AP-1 complex subunit beta1-adaptin), whose protein sequence is MSLEKRIRSVFQAPKKGETYELRSGLVSQYASERKEAIQRTIQAMTLGKDVSALFPDIMKNLATHDIEQKKLVYLYLMNYAKSHPELCILAVNTFVGDSGDPNPLVRALAIRTMGCIRVDKMVDYMDGPLRKTLGDDNPYVRKTAAICVAKLFDLAPETCVEEGFLQTLQGLMSDSNPMVVANAVSALAEIQDRDPSTNCFVINSHILGKLLSALNECTEWGRVTLLTSLADYTADGDEGTHIVDRVVPQFQHANPSVVLAAVKCVLAHLHTQTEENREILLRKISPPLVSLVGSSSPPEVQYVSLRNIRLILQKYPQLLSRDLRVFFVKYNDPAYLKMEKLEILVRVANDNNASQLLAELKEYALEVDIDFVRRAVRAIGQLAIKIPSSAEKCVSLLLELLDTKINYILQEVVIVFRDILRRYLPGGVADKAISNQVFAPVIPLLCENMDEIDEPEAKAAIIWILGEYVDQVPNVAEILGSITPQFLEESTPVQLQLLTAVVKLYVKKPDQGQRLIQETLNTATSSSDNADIRDRAYIYWRLLSSDTAFAQSVVGADKPPIASIIPEVQPALLDELLSELGTLASVYHRPASTFMGKGKFGADAVQKRAIEEQRALAQDGAAAAAVGAASGGVNIENLLDIDFDGAAPASAAANTDNLNDLDGLFSHTDGNTDAAAAASGASGATGASSMNDIMSLFGNSSSMGGGMSGMGGMGGMGGSMGSPAPMAAPADPFASLSAVNTADAFASLNIGNGSEKPKEQPAQQQQQQGQGKANDDLLGLF